In the genome of Christensenella timonensis, one region contains:
- the mutM gene encoding DNA-formamidopyrimidine glycosylase produces MPELPEVETIRRVLAPQIKGQKIMGIGIAHKQVIAHPSAELFCDRIIGQAFSHMERRGKFLIFCFAGGDSMVVHLRMTGSLLVTPPEYPQEKHTHVVFSLGDGKELRYIDARRFGRLWLLEKGEEDNVTGMDKLGLEPFDEALTAEYLRERLLKRKKPIKECLLDQSIVSGIGNIYGDEILFAAGIHPARPAGDLTMCEYERLVKQIHETMEYFIEKNVIPAEDYLAGKGKTYRNTPYLRVYGKEKKPCPICGRELQKIVLAGRSSVFCAHCQDK; encoded by the coding sequence ATGCCTGAATTGCCGGAAGTTGAAACCATAAGGCGTGTGCTTGCGCCGCAAATCAAAGGGCAAAAAATAATGGGGATCGGTATCGCCCATAAGCAGGTGATCGCGCATCCGTCTGCAGAATTATTTTGTGACCGGATCATAGGACAGGCTTTTAGTCATATGGAACGCCGTGGAAAGTTTTTGATTTTCTGTTTTGCCGGCGGAGACTCTATGGTCGTTCATTTGCGGATGACGGGTTCGTTGCTTGTCACGCCGCCGGAATATCCGCAGGAGAAGCATACGCATGTCGTGTTTTCGCTGGGGGATGGCAAAGAGCTCCGATACATCGACGCCAGAAGATTCGGCAGGCTTTGGCTGCTGGAAAAGGGGGAAGAGGACAACGTTACAGGAATGGACAAACTGGGGCTGGAGCCTTTTGATGAGGCGCTGACTGCAGAATATCTGCGGGAACGTTTGTTAAAAAGAAAAAAACCGATCAAGGAATGCCTGCTCGATCAGAGTATAGTCTCTGGTATCGGCAATATTTATGGCGATGAAATTTTGTTTGCGGCAGGGATACATCCAGCGCGCCCCGCAGGAGACCTGACGATGTGTGAATATGAAAGATTGGTAAAACAAATACACGAAACGATGGAATATTTTATTGAGAAAAACGTTATCCCGGCGGAGGATTATTTGGCCGGGAAAGGTAAAACCTATCGTAACACCCCATATCTCAGGGTTTATGGGAAGGAAAAGAAGCCGTGCCCGATATGCGGGAGGGAGCTCCAAAAAATTGTACTTGCAGGAAGAAGCAGTGTCTTCTGTGCACATTGCCAAGATAAATAA
- the dnaG gene encoding DNA primase, with product MPYFSEEWIQELLQKVNLVDLIGEYVTLQNKSGRWWACCPFHNEKTPSFSVTPEKGFFHCFGCGKGGNAIHFVMEQEKMTFPEACRYLADKVKLPVPDIKDDSNYEKRKQQREKIFAMNKITAQFFHKCLYEPQGKDALAYLHGRGLDDRIIKIFGMGYAPDKWDSLLNLLGKEGFTKQDMQLAGLVKINDGKCYDMFRNRVMMPIINTFSNVIGFGGRVMDDSLPKYLNSPETAAFNKSKNLYNLNMIRKQKNLKRLILVEGYMDVIAMHAYGIPECVATLGTALTQDQARLLKRYVNNVYVSYDGDGAGKKATLRALDILAREGIESRVVSIPGGQDPDEFLKQYGKDGYIKLMKASLPLMDYKFRVTAEQYDLNDSYQKEKFAKECVHLLKGVTSAMVREKYMKKLSELTGFSVNAIAQDAGAQQGQEISWKLPARETETESADLKTENCLIRLLATNPQTALKLDGKLDEGDFRHPANKKIFSYTLLCAKKGFSPTNAEILSVLQSEEDLRHATELFSMPEEVLGELKNFDDFFDDCVHRIQLGRLEADLKIANVKYESETDPEEKKALVTKISALTKEIHKLKTSF from the coding sequence ATGCCTTATTTTTCGGAGGAATGGATACAGGAGTTACTGCAAAAAGTAAATCTTGTGGATTTGATCGGTGAATATGTGACATTGCAAAACAAGTCCGGCAGGTGGTGGGCTTGTTGTCCTTTTCATAACGAAAAAACGCCCAGTTTTTCTGTGACGCCCGAAAAAGGCTTTTTCCATTGCTTTGGCTGCGGAAAGGGCGGTAATGCGATCCATTTTGTCATGGAACAGGAGAAGATGACCTTCCCGGAAGCGTGCCGCTACCTAGCGGATAAGGTCAAGCTGCCTGTGCCTGATATAAAAGATGATTCCAATTATGAAAAGCGTAAGCAGCAGCGGGAAAAGATCTTTGCCATGAATAAAATCACGGCGCAGTTTTTCCATAAGTGCCTGTATGAACCGCAAGGCAAGGATGCCCTTGCATACCTGCATGGCAGGGGCCTTGACGACCGGATCATCAAAATATTCGGGATGGGGTACGCGCCGGACAAGTGGGACAGCCTTTTAAACCTTCTGGGCAAGGAAGGCTTTACCAAGCAGGATATGCAGCTGGCAGGACTTGTAAAGATCAACGACGGAAAGTGCTACGATATGTTTCGTAACCGCGTCATGATGCCCATCATCAATACGTTTTCAAACGTGATCGGTTTTGGCGGCCGGGTGATGGACGACAGCTTGCCCAAATATTTGAATTCACCGGAAACGGCGGCTTTTAATAAGAGTAAGAACTTGTACAACCTGAACATGATCCGTAAGCAGAAAAACCTCAAGCGCCTGATTTTGGTGGAGGGGTATATGGACGTGATCGCGATGCATGCTTATGGGATCCCCGAATGTGTGGCTACGCTTGGGACAGCTCTCACGCAGGACCAGGCACGGCTTTTGAAACGTTATGTAAACAATGTGTACGTCTCTTATGATGGCGATGGCGCAGGTAAAAAAGCGACGCTGCGCGCACTCGATATCCTCGCGCGTGAAGGGATCGAATCCCGTGTGGTCAGCATCCCCGGAGGGCAGGATCCGGATGAGTTTTTAAAGCAATATGGGAAAGACGGATATATCAAGCTGATGAAAGCGTCGCTGCCGCTGATGGACTATAAATTCAGGGTGACGGCAGAGCAATATGATTTAAACGACAGTTACCAGAAAGAGAAGTTTGCAAAAGAATGTGTCCATCTCTTAAAAGGGGTTACCAGCGCGATGGTGCGGGAAAAGTATATGAAAAAGCTTTCCGAGCTGACCGGCTTTTCCGTCAATGCGATCGCTCAGGACGCGGGCGCGCAGCAGGGACAGGAGATTTCCTGGAAACTGCCTGCGAGGGAGACGGAAACGGAGAGCGCCGACCTCAAGACAGAAAATTGCCTGATACGCCTGCTCGCGACCAATCCGCAGACCGCGCTCAAGCTGGATGGTAAGCTGGATGAAGGGGATTTCAGGCACCCGGCAAACAAAAAAATATTTTCATATACTTTACTGTGTGCAAAAAAAGGGTTTTCGCCCACCAATGCCGAAATATTATCCGTACTGCAAAGTGAAGAGGATTTACGGCATGCGACCGAGCTGTTCAGTATGCCGGAAGAGGTGCTGGGAGAACTAAAGAATTTTGACGACTTCTTTGACGATTGCGTGCACCGTATCCAGCTGGGCAGGCTGGAAGCGGATCTCAAAATCGCAAATGTGAAATATGAAAGCGAGACAGACCCGGAAGAAAAGAAGGCGCTGGTGACAAAGATCAGTGCGCTTACGAAAGAGATACATAAACTCAAGACCAGTTTTTAA
- a CDS encoding sensor domain-containing diguanylate cyclase: MKERILLKTNLLVCLVIVAGFLMTAVLSYRANYSASIENIEQVSALTSEDIYYQINSILTKPVNISLTMANDSLLKDFLIGENSHLDDQEYTQTLQEYLNTYKEKYQYDSVFLVSAATSRYYNFNGLDRVLEQGDPENFWYYDGMLKSAEECSMNVDNDEVDGAQNAITVFVNCKIKDDGGSLLGVVGVGVRLTTLQDILQTYQDDFNMSAYLIDSTGIIEVSPDYSGYEQVNLFEIGCDEQGQKQQILSWKEEGSALSFWNSGQGGQEQEYIVARYLPELQWHLVVERDTGALIESLNKQLAITVAIIIVILALILLLITRVIRRFNMRVVQLAKSVEQERQSIFEKATGQLFEDIYELDITHNRPANRATEEYFEKLGAPPGTFYDKALRIIAEKQIKEEFRQGYIDTFLPEKVLQAYEQGKESLQYEFQITRDGKHYYWMRITARLVKWESDQTLHMLVYRQNIDAEKRQEQKMLQLAQTDEMTGLLTKTATQRRIERMLADEPGESFAFFIFDIDHFKQANDLYGHIYGDSVIQAFAKTLQEHFRNGDIVGRIGGDEFAAFMQIREYAFVEKKARELCAALSHTHTWNGTGWHVSASIGIALAPRDGADFDTLYRHADTALYETKKRSRGGFTLYHDDMEEGKH, encoded by the coding sequence ATGAAAGAGCGGATTCTGCTAAAAACAAATTTATTGGTGTGTTTGGTTATTGTAGCCGGCTTCCTGATGACTGCAGTCCTTAGTTACCGGGCGAATTACAGTGCATCCATCGAAAATATAGAGCAGGTATCCGCCCTCACGTCGGAAGACATCTATTACCAGATCAACTCCATTCTGACAAAGCCGGTCAACATTTCCCTTACCATGGCAAACGACAGTCTGCTCAAGGACTTCCTGATTGGGGAGAACTCCCATCTGGACGATCAGGAATATACGCAGACGCTTCAGGAATATTTGAATACCTATAAGGAAAAATACCAATACGATTCGGTTTTTTTGGTTTCTGCCGCTACGAGCAGGTATTATAATTTCAATGGACTGGATCGGGTGCTTGAGCAAGGTGACCCTGAAAATTTCTGGTATTATGACGGGATGCTGAAATCCGCGGAAGAATGTAGTATGAATGTGGACAATGACGAAGTGGACGGCGCGCAAAACGCCATCACCGTCTTTGTGAACTGCAAAATAAAGGACGACGGCGGAAGCCTGCTGGGCGTCGTCGGTGTGGGGGTTCGGCTTACGACACTGCAGGATATCTTGCAAACCTACCAGGATGATTTCAATATGAGTGCTTACCTGATCGACAGCACGGGAATAATCGAGGTTTCTCCTGACTATTCCGGATATGAGCAGGTCAATTTGTTTGAAATAGGCTGTGACGAACAAGGGCAAAAGCAGCAGATATTGAGCTGGAAGGAAGAAGGATCCGCCCTTAGCTTTTGGAATTCAGGACAAGGTGGACAGGAGCAGGAATATATTGTCGCACGCTATCTGCCGGAGCTTCAGTGGCATTTGGTGGTGGAGCGGGATACGGGCGCATTGATAGAAAGCCTGAACAAACAGTTAGCCATCACGGTAGCGATCATCATAGTGATCCTTGCCCTGATCTTGCTGTTGATCACCCGCGTGATCCGCAGATTCAATATGCGGGTCGTTCAATTAGCGAAATCCGTTGAACAGGAACGCCAGAGTATTTTTGAGAAAGCGACCGGACAGCTTTTTGAAGATATCTATGAGCTGGATATTACCCACAATCGTCCGGCCAACCGCGCTACGGAGGAATACTTTGAAAAACTCGGCGCGCCTCCCGGAACCTTCTACGATAAGGCTCTACGCATTATCGCGGAAAAGCAGATCAAGGAAGAATTCCGTCAGGGGTACATTGATACTTTCCTGCCGGAAAAGGTGCTGCAAGCGTATGAACAAGGCAAGGAGAGCCTGCAGTATGAGTTCCAGATCACGCGTGACGGAAAACATTATTACTGGATGCGCATCACTGCGCGGCTTGTAAAATGGGAATCGGACCAGACGCTTCATATGCTGGTCTATCGACAGAATATAGATGCAGAAAAGCGGCAGGAGCAGAAAATGCTTCAACTTGCCCAAACGGATGAAATGACAGGTTTGCTGACGAAAACAGCGACCCAACGCCGCATTGAAAGGATGCTGGCGGACGAGCCGGGAGAATCCTTCGCCTTCTTTATCTTCGATATCGATCATTTTAAGCAGGCGAACGATTTATATGGACATATTTATGGCGATTCGGTGATTCAGGCGTTTGCAAAAACACTGCAGGAACATTTCCGCAACGGGGATATTGTCGGCAGGATCGGCGGCGACGAATTCGCGGCCTTTATGCAAATCAGGGAGTATGCGTTCGTGGAAAAGAAAGCGCGTGAATTGTGCGCTGCCCTTAGTCATACCCATACTTGGAACGGCACGGGCTGGCATGTATCAGCCAGCATTGGCATTGCGCTTGCGCCCCGTGACGGGGCTGATTTCGATACGCTTTACCGGCACGCGGATACCGCGCTATATGAGACAAAGAAGCGCAGCAGGGGTGGTTTTACGCTGTATCATGACGATATGGAAGAAGGGAAACACTGA
- a CDS encoding NADH-dependent [FeFe] hydrogenase, group A6: MVSLTIDGIKVEAPDNTSVLDAARKANIDIPTLCYLKGVNAIGACRICLVEVVGNPNLQAACVLPVSEGMEVLTSSEKVLKARKVSLDLLLSNHDRECLTCARNGNCELQTLAEEFNMRTIRYEGEKIKKDVDEESVSVVRNPNKCVICKRCVAACAKQQGVGVISATNRGFKTMIEPVWGKSLVDVPCINCGQCIVSCPVGALTEKSEIDNVWAALHNPNLHVVVQPAPAVRVAIGEEFGMPMGTRVTGKLAAALRKIGFDKVFDTDFGADLTIMEEGYEFINRVKNGGTLPMITSCSPGWIKYAEYFFPDMLDNLSTCKSPHQMLGAIIKSYYAEQNGIDPAKIFTVSVMPCTAKKYEKDRAGEAGTGYQDVDAVLTTREMAQMIKEANIDFANLPDEDFDEVLGTSTGAGVIFGATGGVMEAALRTVAEVLTGEELQNVDFCDVRGISGIKEAEVKIGDLAVKVAIASGTANAKKLLEAVRRGEKEYHFIEIMACPGGCVNGGGQPIVSARIKNVLDPRVVRAQGLYDEDCDKPLRKSHENPDIQMLYKDFLGEPNSHKAHTLLHTFYEQKPKYREQ; the protein is encoded by the coding sequence ATGGTTTCATTGACAATAGATGGCATTAAAGTGGAAGCGCCGGACAATACGTCCGTGCTTGACGCTGCCAGAAAAGCAAATATTGATATTCCGACGCTTTGTTATTTGAAAGGCGTAAATGCGATCGGCGCATGCCGTATCTGCCTTGTTGAGGTAGTAGGCAACCCGAACCTGCAGGCGGCTTGCGTGCTGCCCGTTTCGGAAGGCATGGAGGTGCTGACTTCGTCGGAAAAGGTATTGAAAGCAAGGAAGGTCAGCCTTGACCTGTTGCTTTCCAACCATGACCGCGAATGCCTGACCTGCGCGCGTAACGGAAATTGTGAATTGCAGACGCTGGCGGAAGAATTCAACATGCGCACCATTCGCTATGAAGGCGAAAAGATCAAAAAAGACGTGGACGAGGAATCTGTGTCCGTCGTGCGCAATCCGAATAAATGCGTGATCTGTAAGCGCTGCGTCGCCGCTTGTGCAAAGCAGCAGGGCGTTGGCGTGATCAGCGCTACAAACCGTGGCTTTAAGACGATGATAGAGCCTGTATGGGGCAAATCCTTAGTGGACGTACCGTGTATCAATTGCGGACAATGCATCGTTTCATGCCCGGTGGGGGCGCTTACGGAAAAAAGCGAGATCGACAATGTGTGGGCTGCGCTGCATAACCCCAATTTGCACGTTGTAGTACAGCCGGCTCCGGCGGTTCGCGTGGCGATCGGCGAGGAATTCGGTATGCCGATGGGCACGCGCGTAACGGGCAAGCTGGCCGCTGCGCTGCGTAAGATCGGTTTTGACAAAGTATTCGATACCGATTTCGGCGCAGACCTTACGATCATGGAAGAGGGGTACGAGTTTATCAACCGTGTGAAAAACGGCGGGACGCTGCCGATGATCACGTCCTGTTCGCCGGGATGGATCAAGTATGCGGAATATTTCTTCCCGGACATGCTGGATAACCTTTCCACATGTAAATCGCCCCACCAGATGCTGGGCGCGATCATCAAATCCTACTATGCGGAGCAGAACGGGATCGATCCGGCGAAGATCTTCACGGTTTCCGTCATGCCGTGTACGGCGAAAAAATATGAAAAAGACCGTGCGGGCGAGGCAGGCACAGGCTACCAGGATGTCGACGCCGTGCTGACGACGCGTGAAATGGCGCAGATGATCAAGGAAGCGAATATCGATTTTGCCAACTTGCCGGACGAGGATTTTGACGAGGTGCTTGGGACTTCTACCGGCGCCGGCGTTATCTTCGGCGCAACGGGCGGCGTTATGGAAGCTGCGCTGCGTACCGTAGCGGAGGTACTGACGGGCGAAGAGCTCCAGAATGTTGATTTCTGTGATGTGCGCGGTATTTCCGGTATCAAGGAAGCGGAAGTAAAGATCGGCGACCTGGCGGTGAAAGTAGCGATCGCAAGCGGTACAGCCAATGCGAAGAAGCTTTTGGAAGCGGTTCGCCGCGGCGAAAAGGAATACCACTTCATCGAGATCATGGCTTGTCCGGGCGGCTGCGTGAATGGCGGCGGACAGCCTATCGTATCGGCGCGTATCAAGAACGTGTTGGATCCGCGCGTAGTGCGGGCGCAGGGCCTGTACGACGAAGATTGCGATAAGCCATTGCGGAAATCGCATGAAAACCCGGATATCCAGATGCTTTATAAGGATTTCTTAGGGGAGCCGAACAGCCATAAGGCGCATACGCTTTTGCACACGTTCTATGAACAGAAGCCCAAATACAGGGAACAATAA
- the rpoD gene encoding RNA polymerase sigma factor RpoD, whose translation MTQAQAKQADERIAKIVEMGKAKGMVKYQDIMGSLDDVQLRPDQIEKLYETLEEQNIDVIDEEVETEKETEKAEEEVSDFDISMPENINIDDPVRMYLKEIGKVPLLSAAEEVELAKRMGEGDQEAKRKLAEANLRLVVSIAKRYVGRGMLFLDLIQEGNLGLIKAVEKFDYEKGYKFSTYATWWIRQAITRAIADQARTIRIPVHMVETINKLIRVSRQLLQQYGRDPLPEELAKEMDIPEEKVREILKIAQEPVSLETPIGEEEDSHLGDFIPDDDAPAPAEAAAFTLLKEQLIDVLDTLTPREEKVLKLRFGLEDGRARTLEEVGKEFQVTRERIRQIEAKALRKLRHPSRSKKLRDFLE comes from the coding sequence GTGACACAGGCACAGGCAAAACAGGCGGACGAGCGTATTGCAAAGATCGTCGAGATGGGCAAGGCGAAGGGCATGGTGAAATACCAGGACATCATGGGCTCTTTGGACGATGTGCAATTACGCCCGGATCAGATCGAAAAGCTGTACGAAACGCTGGAAGAACAGAATATCGACGTTATAGACGAAGAAGTAGAAACGGAAAAAGAAACGGAAAAAGCGGAAGAGGAAGTCAGCGATTTTGATATTTCCATGCCGGAAAACATCAACATCGACGACCCAGTCCGTATGTATTTGAAAGAGATCGGCAAGGTTCCGCTGCTGTCGGCGGCAGAGGAAGTCGAGCTTGCAAAGCGCATGGGCGAGGGAGACCAGGAGGCGAAGCGCAAACTTGCGGAAGCCAACCTGCGCCTTGTTGTCAGCATTGCCAAGCGTTATGTCGGGCGCGGTATGCTTTTCCTCGATTTGATCCAGGAAGGGAACCTGGGATTGATCAAGGCTGTTGAAAAGTTTGATTATGAAAAAGGGTATAAGTTCAGTACTTATGCGACATGGTGGATCAGGCAGGCGATCACGCGTGCCATTGCAGACCAGGCGCGGACGATCCGGATACCCGTGCATATGGTGGAAACGATCAACAAGCTGATCCGTGTGTCCCGCCAGTTGTTGCAGCAGTATGGACGCGATCCGCTGCCGGAGGAATTGGCCAAGGAAATGGACATTCCCGAAGAAAAAGTGAGGGAAATATTGAAGATCGCACAGGAGCCGGTGTCTTTGGAAACGCCGATCGGCGAAGAAGAAGACAGCCACCTCGGCGATTTTATCCCGGATGACGATGCTCCCGCCCCGGCGGAGGCTGCGGCGTTTACTCTTTTAAAAGAACAATTGATCGACGTGCTCGATACCTTGACGCCGCGGGAAGAAAAGGTTTTGAAGCTTCGCTTCGGCCTGGAAGACGGCCGTGCGAGAACTTTGGAAGAAGTGGGTAAGGAATTCCAGGTGACGCGCGAGCGCATCAGGCAGATCGAGGCAAAGGCGCTTCGTAAACTGCGCCACCCCAGCAGAAGTAAAAAGCTGAGGGATTTTCTCGAATAG
- the nuoF gene encoding NADH-quinone oxidoreductase subunit NuoF, which produces MDFYRSHVLVCGGTGCTSSGSGEIIDRFENGLKAHGLEKEVKVVRTGCFGLCEAGPIVIVYPEGSFYSRVKPDDVEEIVEEHLLKGRIVERLLHKEEDESGVATTLDDIEFYKKQNRVALRNCGVIDPEVIDEYIAFDGYKALGICLTEKKPQEVIDIIKQSGLRGRGGGGFPTGLKWQFGADAKGDKKYVICNADEGDPGAFMDRSVLEGDPHAVIEAMAIAGYAIGADTGYVYVRAEYPIAVKRLQIAIDQAKEYGLLGEKIFDTDFSFDIEIRLGAGAFVCGEETALMESIEGRRGEPRPKPPFPANKGLFGKPTIINNVETLANIPQIILKGAEWFASMGTEKSKGTKVFALGGKINNTGLVEIPMGTTLREVIYEIGGGIPDGKKFKAAQTGGPSGGCIPAEHLDLKIDYDTLMSIGSMMGSGGLIVMDEDNCMVDVAKFFLDFTVDESCGKCPPCRIGTKRMLEILERITDGKGKPGDIEKLIELGESIKAGALCGLGKTAPNPVLSTIKYFRDEYEAHIYDKRCPAGQCQQLLVYEIIPEKCIGCGMCARVCPADAITGEKKQPYHIDPDKCIKCGACVEKCKFAAIKR; this is translated from the coding sequence ATGGATTTTTATCGCTCACATGTACTCGTGTGCGGAGGTACCGGATGTACTTCTTCCGGATCGGGGGAGATCATTGACAGGTTTGAAAATGGTCTGAAAGCACACGGATTGGAAAAGGAAGTCAAAGTAGTCAGAACCGGTTGTTTTGGGCTGTGCGAGGCAGGCCCGATTGTGATCGTTTATCCGGAAGGCTCTTTTTACAGCAGGGTAAAGCCTGACGACGTGGAAGAGATCGTTGAGGAGCACCTTTTAAAAGGGCGCATCGTAGAACGTCTTTTGCATAAAGAAGAAGATGAGAGCGGCGTGGCAACGACGCTTGACGATATCGAGTTCTATAAAAAACAAAATCGTGTGGCCCTTAGGAATTGCGGTGTGATCGATCCGGAGGTGATCGACGAATACATCGCTTTTGACGGTTATAAGGCCTTAGGCATCTGCCTGACCGAAAAGAAACCGCAGGAAGTCATCGACATCATCAAACAGTCCGGGCTGCGCGGCCGTGGGGGCGGCGGGTTCCCGACCGGCCTCAAATGGCAGTTTGGCGCCGATGCGAAGGGGGATAAGAAGTACGTTATCTGTAATGCGGACGAGGGCGACCCGGGCGCGTTTATGGATCGTTCCGTTTTGGAGGGCGACCCGCATGCCGTTATTGAAGCGATGGCGATCGCAGGATATGCCATCGGAGCGGATACCGGTTATGTGTATGTGCGTGCAGAATATCCGATCGCTGTAAAGCGTTTACAGATTGCGATCGACCAGGCGAAAGAATATGGCCTGCTCGGAGAAAAGATTTTTGATACGGATTTCAGTTTTGATATTGAGATTCGCTTGGGCGCAGGCGCGTTCGTATGCGGGGAAGAAACGGCGTTGATGGAATCCATCGAAGGCCGCCGCGGCGAACCGAGGCCCAAACCGCCGTTTCCGGCAAACAAGGGCTTGTTTGGCAAACCGACGATCATCAATAACGTGGAAACACTGGCAAATATCCCGCAGATCATCTTAAAGGGTGCGGAATGGTTTGCTTCGATGGGGACGGAAAAATCCAAAGGGACGAAAGTATTTGCGCTAGGAGGCAAGATCAACAATACAGGCCTTGTGGAGATCCCGATGGGGACGACGCTGCGCGAGGTCATCTACGAGATCGGCGGCGGTATTCCGGACGGCAAGAAGTTCAAGGCGGCGCAGACAGGCGGCCCTTCGGGCGGCTGTATCCCGGCGGAGCACCTCGACCTGAAAATCGATTATGATACGCTGATGTCCATCGGCTCTATGATGGGCTCGGGCGGGTTGATCGTCATGGACGAAGATAACTGTATGGTAGACGTCGCGAAATTCTTCCTGGATTTCACTGTCGATGAATCGTGCGGGAAATGCCCGCCGTGCCGGATCGGTACGAAGCGCATGCTGGAGATCCTCGAGCGCATCACGGATGGCAAGGGGAAACCGGGCGACATCGAAAAGCTGATCGAGCTTGGCGAAAGTATCAAGGCAGGCGCATTGTGCGGCCTTGGCAAGACGGCGCCGAACCCGGTTCTTTCCACGATCAAATATTTCAGGGATGAATATGAAGCGCATATTTATGATAAGCGTTGTCCTGCGGGCCAGTGCCAGCAGTTGCTCGTATACGAGATCATTCCTGAAAAATGTATCGGCTGCGGAATGTGCGCGAGGGTATGCCCCGCAGACGCTATCACAGGAGAAAAGAAGCAGCCGTATCACATCGATCCGGATAAGTGCATCAAATGCGGCGCGTGCGTGGAAAAATGTAAGTTTGCCGCGATCAAGAGATAA
- a CDS encoding tRNA (adenine(22)-N(1))-methyltransferase yields the protein MKEKLSQRMRAIIEMAGKGKTAADIGCDHGMVAQALIREGLADRVIACDISEKSLQKTIDLARQNGWSDQLDARCGDGLSRLTEDEADVIIIAGMGGLLIRQILAQNIRVAQSAKKLVLVPHGSEYELRSFLFGNGFTIVDEDIVREGDHYYQLICAAKGREYCGDELQLMFGRRLLEKNEPLFRQYLKNRDSEFKNIIENARQGKNTEAYRKELSVLRERIREVLICRN from the coding sequence ATGAAAGAGAAACTGTCGCAGCGGATGCGCGCGATCATTGAGATGGCTGGCAAAGGGAAAACGGCAGCTGATATTGGCTGTGACCACGGCATGGTTGCACAGGCCCTGATCCGGGAGGGGTTGGCAGACCGGGTGATCGCCTGCGATATCAGCGAAAAATCGCTGCAAAAAACGATCGACCTTGCGCGGCAAAACGGTTGGAGCGATCAACTGGATGCCCGCTGTGGGGACGGCCTATCCCGCCTTACCGAGGACGAAGCGGATGTGATCATCATTGCGGGTATGGGCGGCTTATTGATCCGGCAAATCCTTGCGCAAAATATCAGGGTGGCGCAATCTGCAAAAAAACTGGTATTGGTTCCCCATGGCAGCGAATACGAGCTTCGGAGCTTTCTTTTCGGCAATGGTTTTACGATCGTGGATGAGGATATCGTCAGGGAAGGCGATCATTATTATCAATTGATCTGCGCGGCAAAGGGAAGGGAATACTGTGGTGATGAATTACAGCTCATGTTTGGCAGGCGATTGCTTGAAAAAAATGAACCATTGTTCAGGCAATACCTCAAAAACAGGGATAGCGAATTCAAAAATATCATTGAAAATGCGCGGCAAGGTAAAAACACGGAAGCATACAGGAAAGAGCTCAGCGTTTTGCGTGAGAGGATCAGGGAGGTGCTTATATGCCGGAATTAA